The following proteins come from a genomic window of Kocuria palustris:
- a CDS encoding HAD family hydrolase, with translation MTQTQRADTDDRAHDKPHDADGTLPQPQDPQQDPPHAPDHGTAPFPEPDREPVGSDWQLQEGVRYLVCLDVDGTLVDHDGRMSQAVLDSARAAAAAGHHLVIATGRSRGATLPVCEKLGLESGYAVSSNGGITMHLSSEHEDWYRVIDAVTFNPEKALQALREVLPSAKYAIETADGSFYSTERFQDGSFGIEAIPTDMRGLAELDAVRLVVSSSAEEPEDFAEAIDRSGLHGVAYSVGWTAWLDVAANGVSKASALEQVRRRLDVDPAHTVAIGDGHNDIEMLEWAARGVAMGQAPDEVVEAAREVTTSVYQDGADRILRSLLPQG, from the coding sequence ATGACTCAGACGCAGCGCGCCGACACCGACGATCGGGCTCACGACAAGCCGCACGACGCCGATGGCACCCTTCCCCAGCCCCAGGACCCTCAGCAGGATCCGCCCCACGCCCCGGATCACGGGACGGCGCCGTTCCCCGAGCCCGACCGCGAGCCGGTCGGCAGCGACTGGCAGCTGCAGGAGGGCGTGCGCTACCTCGTGTGCCTGGACGTGGACGGCACGCTCGTGGATCACGACGGACGCATGTCGCAGGCGGTGCTGGACTCGGCGCGCGCCGCGGCTGCAGCGGGGCACCATCTGGTGATCGCCACCGGGCGCTCGCGCGGAGCCACTCTGCCCGTGTGCGAGAAGCTCGGGCTGGAGTCCGGCTACGCCGTGTCCTCCAACGGGGGCATCACCATGCACCTGTCGAGCGAGCACGAGGACTGGTACCGCGTGATCGACGCGGTGACCTTCAACCCCGAGAAGGCGCTGCAGGCGCTGCGGGAGGTCCTGCCCTCGGCCAAGTACGCGATCGAGACCGCCGACGGCAGCTTCTACTCGACCGAGCGCTTCCAGGACGGGTCCTTCGGCATCGAGGCGATCCCCACGGACATGCGCGGGCTCGCCGAGCTCGACGCCGTGCGGCTCGTGGTCAGCAGCTCTGCGGAGGAGCCGGAGGACTTCGCCGAGGCCATCGACCGCTCGGGCCTGCACGGCGTGGCCTACTCCGTGGGCTGGACCGCATGGCTGGATGTGGCGGCCAACGGCGTCTCCAAGGCCAGCGCGCTGGAGCAGGTTCGTCGCCGCCTGGACGTCGATCCCGCCCACACGGTCGCGATCGGCGACGGGCACAACGACATCGAGATGCTCGAGTGGGCGGCCCGCGGAGTGGCCATGGGCCAGGCCCCGGACGAGGTCGTGGAGGCGGCGCGGGAGGTCACCACGAGCGTGTACCAGGACGGCGCCGACCGCATCCTGCGCTCCCTGCTGCCGCAGGGCTGA
- a CDS encoding ABC transporter permease, which translates to MSDYLAERWQVILFSSWQHLWLVIQCLALATVLAVAIALLCYRSQRLSELANSVTAIGLTIPSFALIGLLVAPLGFGIAPAIVVITFYAALPILRNAVVGLAGVPDTVVESARGIGMSRLSTLLRVELPMAWPVILTGMRVSGQMVMGVAAIAAWVLGPGLGGFIFSGLSRLGGANALASVLTGVIAVIVVAFILDLLLALLGRLTTSRGLRV; encoded by the coding sequence GTGTCCGACTATCTCGCTGAGCGCTGGCAGGTGATCCTGTTCTCCAGCTGGCAGCACCTGTGGCTGGTGATCCAGTGCCTGGCGCTGGCCACCGTGCTGGCCGTCGCGATCGCGCTGCTGTGCTACCGCTCCCAGCGCCTGTCCGAGCTGGCCAACAGCGTCACCGCGATCGGTCTGACCATTCCCTCGTTCGCCCTGATCGGTCTGCTGGTCGCCCCGCTGGGCTTCGGCATCGCCCCGGCCATCGTCGTGATCACCTTCTACGCCGCGCTGCCGATCCTGCGCAACGCGGTCGTGGGCCTGGCCGGCGTCCCGGACACCGTCGTGGAATCCGCCCGCGGCATCGGCATGAGCCGGCTGTCCACCCTGCTGCGCGTCGAGCTGCCCATGGCCTGGCCGGTCATCCTCACCGGAATGCGCGTCTCGGGTCAGATGGTCATGGGCGTCGCCGCGATCGCGGCCTGGGTCCTGGGCCCCGGCCTGGGCGGCTTCATCTTCTCAGGGCTCTCCCGGCTGGGCGGAGCCAACGCTCTGGCCTCGGTGCTCACCGGCGTCATCGCCGTGATCGTCGTGGCCTTCATCCTCGATCTCCTCCTCGCCCTGCTGGGGCGCCTGACCACCTCGAGAGGTCTCCGTGTCTGA
- a CDS encoding ATP-binding cassette domain-containing protein, producing the protein MSDPRSSAQNTAPEARSEVTGVPILLDGVTKQYGSRAKPAVDHLTLEIPAGSTVMFVGPSGCGKTTTLKMINRLIEPSQGRIVIDGEDVTTMNGDELRRRMGYVIQAGGLFPHMTVAANIGLVPKMLGWDKQRVAERVDELLDLVSLDPALYRDRYPKQLSGGQQQRVGVARALAADPPVLLMDEPFGAVDPITRARLQEEMISIQRELRKTIVIVTHDIDEAVKLGDWVVVFDEGAHIQQYDRPERILAEPANDFVADFVGRGAGLKALGLSRVRDMPRREAVTLTPEDSVQRALERAGSAGHEHVVIVDGSGRPLAWPSLEQLSRAQQLPSRLDPDLPIVGEDATLEDALNTMLVSRVGAGLVVGARGRFEGVVDLDAVMESLQSQRTATGSGAAPVGSNDADIRVSRDDDTGEIRVITEEDPDGGSSAAEPEEARR; encoded by the coding sequence GTGTCTGATCCGCGCAGCTCCGCCCAGAACACCGCCCCCGAAGCCCGCTCCGAGGTCACCGGCGTCCCGATCCTGCTCGACGGCGTGACCAAGCAGTACGGCTCGCGCGCCAAGCCGGCGGTCGACCACCTGACCCTCGAGATCCCGGCAGGCTCGACCGTGATGTTCGTGGGCCCGTCCGGCTGCGGCAAGACCACGACGCTGAAGATGATCAACCGCCTGATCGAGCCCAGCCAGGGCCGGATCGTGATCGACGGCGAGGACGTCACGACCATGAACGGCGATGAGCTGCGTCGGCGCATGGGCTACGTCATCCAGGCCGGCGGCCTGTTCCCGCACATGACCGTGGCCGCGAACATCGGACTGGTCCCCAAGATGCTGGGGTGGGACAAGCAGCGGGTGGCCGAGCGCGTGGACGAGCTGCTCGATCTGGTCTCCCTGGACCCGGCGCTGTACCGGGACCGCTACCCCAAGCAGCTCTCCGGCGGGCAGCAGCAGCGCGTGGGCGTGGCCAGGGCCCTGGCCGCGGATCCGCCCGTGCTGCTCATGGACGAGCCGTTCGGCGCGGTCGATCCGATCACGCGCGCTCGTCTGCAGGAGGAGATGATCTCCATCCAGCGGGAGCTGCGCAAGACGATCGTGATCGTCACCCATGACATCGACGAGGCCGTGAAGCTCGGCGACTGGGTGGTCGTGTTCGACGAGGGTGCGCACATCCAGCAGTACGACCGCCCCGAGCGGATCCTGGCCGAGCCCGCCAACGACTTCGTGGCCGACTTCGTGGGCCGCGGCGCCGGTCTCAAGGCGCTGGGGCTGTCGCGCGTGCGGGACATGCCGCGCCGCGAGGCCGTGACGCTGACCCCCGAGGACTCCGTGCAGAGAGCTCTCGAGCGCGCCGGCAGCGCGGGCCACGAGCACGTGGTGATCGTGGACGGCTCCGGGCGCCCGCTGGCCTGGCCGTCGCTCGAGCAGCTGAGCCGGGCTCAGCAGCTGCCCAGCCGCCTGGATCCGGACCTGCCGATCGTGGGCGAGGACGCGACCCTCGAGGACGCACTGAACACCATGCTCGTCTCCCGGGTGGGCGCGGGCCTGGTGGTCGGCGCCCGCGGGCGCTTCGAGGGCGTCGTCGACCTGGACGCGGTCATGGAGTCGCTGCAGTCCCAGCGCACCGCGACCGGCTCGGGAGCGGCCCCCGTGGGCTCGAACGACGCCGACATCCGCGTCTCGCGCGACGACGACACCGGCGAGATCCGGGTCATCACCGAGGAGGACCCGGATGGCGGCTCGAGCGCGGCCGAGCCGGAGGAGGCCCGACGATGA
- a CDS encoding ABC transporter permease — MTAAADLGSASGIQADRGRLRSLIIYPVVLLAALGVLILWLSQADLTETELVTLAPGPLLNATLEHLRLTAIATVVVLVIAIPLGILLTRGPMRRWTGAIMAIANIGQAAPAVGLIVLFAMWMGFGSTAAIVALVVYAVLPVLRNTMVGLDSVDQTLVEAGRGMGMSALSVLWRIELPLAVPLMLAGIRTALVLVVGTATLATFVSAGGLGVAITTGVNLDLPRVLITGSVLVSLLALAIDWLGRVVEHIARPGGL, encoded by the coding sequence ATGACGGCCGCGGCAGATCTGGGCAGCGCCTCCGGGATCCAGGCCGACCGGGGCCGGCTGCGCTCGCTGATCATCTACCCGGTCGTGCTGCTGGCGGCCCTGGGCGTGCTGATCCTGTGGCTGAGCCAGGCGGATCTCACGGAGACCGAGCTGGTCACGCTCGCACCGGGACCGCTGCTGAACGCGACCCTGGAGCATCTGCGGCTCACCGCGATCGCCACCGTCGTCGTGCTCGTGATCGCGATCCCGCTGGGCATCCTGCTGACCCGCGGGCCCATGCGGCGCTGGACCGGAGCGATCATGGCGATCGCCAATATCGGCCAGGCCGCCCCGGCCGTGGGCCTGATCGTGCTGTTCGCCATGTGGATGGGCTTCGGCTCCACCGCCGCGATCGTGGCGCTCGTGGTCTACGCGGTGCTGCCGGTGCTGCGCAACACCATGGTCGGGCTCGACTCCGTCGATCAGACGCTGGTCGAGGCGGGTCGCGGGATGGGCATGTCTGCGCTGTCCGTGCTGTGGCGCATCGAGCTGCCGCTGGCGGTGCCGCTGATGCTCGCCGGTATCCGGACCGCGCTCGTGCTGGTGGTCGGCACAGCCACCCTCGCCACCTTCGTCAGCGCCGGCGGCCTGGGCGTGGCGATCACGACCGGTGTGAACCTGGACCTGCCCCGAGTCCTGATCACTGGATCGGTGCTCGTCTCGCTGCTGGCGCTGGCCATCGACTGGCTGGGACGGGTGGTCGAGCACATCGCCCGTCCCGGGGGGCTGTGA
- a CDS encoding glycine betaine ABC transporter substrate-binding protein, with product MTTTTTSGSRTRAGLRSPRRRRALSAASLAAAAALALSGCGLSPSASYVPQFEEGSITPVEGAEDVPVTVVSKNFTEQLILGKIMVLAAEAAGYQVTDQTNVPGSQPVRRMMVEGEGDLTVEYTGTAWITYMGHEEGIPDPQEQWQAVADEDRSNELIWGPPAEFNNTYALAVRSEFAQEHGLTTISDLRSLPVEDRTLCVEAEFNSRPDGLNPLLEHYDLARDSDQMPEGNIGLYDTGAIYTATDHGDCNVGEVFATDGRILSLDLTVLEDDRKYFPAYNGSAVYNEQTLAESPELAEVMDSIMAELDNETLQELNAQVDVEGREPVDVAFDWMVSEGFISEPAG from the coding sequence ATGACCACGACCACCACCAGCGGATCGAGGACGCGAGCCGGGCTCCGCTCGCCGCGTCGCCGTCGGGCCCTGTCCGCGGCATCGCTGGCCGCGGCGGCCGCCCTGGCTCTGTCCGGCTGTGGTCTGTCCCCGTCGGCCTCCTACGTCCCGCAGTTCGAGGAGGGCTCCATCACCCCGGTCGAGGGCGCCGAGGACGTCCCGGTCACGGTGGTCTCCAAGAATTTCACCGAGCAGCTCATTCTGGGCAAGATCATGGTCCTGGCCGCGGAGGCCGCCGGGTACCAGGTCACCGACCAGACCAATGTGCCGGGCTCGCAGCCGGTGCGCCGCATGATGGTGGAGGGCGAGGGCGATCTCACCGTCGAGTACACCGGCACCGCCTGGATCACCTACATGGGCCATGAGGAGGGGATCCCCGATCCCCAGGAGCAGTGGCAGGCCGTGGCCGACGAGGACCGGAGCAACGAACTGATCTGGGGCCCGCCGGCCGAGTTCAACAACACGTACGCCCTGGCGGTGCGCTCGGAGTTCGCGCAGGAGCACGGGCTCACGACGATCTCCGACCTGCGCAGCCTGCCCGTCGAGGACCGGACGCTGTGCGTGGAGGCCGAGTTCAACTCCCGTCCGGACGGGCTGAATCCCCTGCTCGAGCACTATGACCTGGCACGGGACAGCGACCAGATGCCCGAGGGCAACATCGGCCTCTACGACACCGGGGCGATCTACACGGCCACGGACCACGGCGACTGCAACGTGGGCGAGGTGTTCGCCACCGACGGTCGAATCCTCTCGCTGGATCTCACCGTTCTCGAGGACGACCGGAAGTACTTCCCGGCCTACAACGGCTCGGCGGTCTACAACGAGCAGACGCTCGCGGAGTCCCCGGAGCTGGCAGAGGTCATGGACAGCATCATGGCCGAGCTCGACAACGAGACGCTGCAGGAGCTCAACGCCCAGGTGGACGTGGAGGGCCGCGAGCCGGTCGACGTGGCCTTCGACTGGATGGTCTCCGAGGGCTTCATCTCCGAGCCGGCCGGCTGA